A genomic segment from Chitinophaga niabensis encodes:
- a CDS encoding PVC-type heme-binding CxxCH protein — protein MQYRYLLLSMLCATACIRQGKTDQAKTPKEKFSEHVRSTEFRTPEEERAGFKLPPGFEITLFASEPDISKPINMEFDDRGRLWVTQSSEYPMAANPGKGKDRISILEDKDGDGRADSFIHFEDSLNIPIGIMPVADGAIAYSIPDVYHYTDSNDDGKADQQQVLYGPFGFRDTHGMVNNLTRGFDGWIYACHGFTNTSTIAGTDGDSITMVSGNTFRFRADGSRVERTSNGRVNPFGNAWDEWGYLYSADCHSKPIYQLIKGGEYPHFGKRSPGIGFAPEMMHYELGSTAIAGLDYYIGEQFPEEYRHSFYSGDVVTCQINRNSMTLQGTTPTTKREADFLLSDDPWFRPVDIKTGPDGAMYVADFYNRIIGHYEVPLTHPGRDRVSGRIWKITYTGNKPAKVTDWTKASMPELLAGLRHPQLNIRMKIADRLVDVWKDKAIVPVKEMMRSANGYAYIQGLWVLFRLHALPDDLLSNALHHEDAMIRVHALRVLREMDTLSTQHRSIAVTALKDENPHVRRVAAETLGRFADAGNVAPLLALYEGTGEADSHLRYTLLASIRDNLQNDKVMQQTAHAKWTDAQLAVLTLTMLDAPSPLAANFVLNYLQKHTVPQEQLIKSLEYIGRYVPPASLDAAITLIRQKFAKEPDVQFTIYNTIRQGMVQSGVNVPPRMRQWGVQMAEHLLTNISTATDTWKSRTLNDPLNPWKVQDDFLTDVMPAFRIIFSEWKGYHPMAVLHSAPFKLPVTLQMNVFDNDIDNSTEKKGTSRNTVRIRLSGSDQVVAEYRLRMDRKVVWKDLIKKTTFDLHNWQGQQGYIEVTDSSVTGAIGIGKLEPAVLPLPAVSPGEIAERRAHAVEMAGDLKVSSLEPVLRKLLSAPWADINVRIAAAASLMNLSPQGNISYLGAIFNDPAQPASLREKAAQALAQSSSPAVYAMLAKGLSGIPRNGQVSIAALLANTSAGTDHLLAALKAGNIHPDILSELTVKERLLAHVTPAQQQELNKLTAGSANAREEREKLIADRLEGFTHVTVKAEDGRNVFIQNCSMCHQIKGNGGMVGPQLDGIGNWGARALTEKILDPNRNISEAFRNYNITLKNGKILSGLYRRTEGAVQVFTNPAGQEFTVASSDIKEKKASVYTLMPDQFGKNIPEQDFYALLKFLLSTK, from the coding sequence ATGCAATACAGGTATTTACTCTTATCCATGCTGTGTGCTACTGCATGCATCCGGCAGGGAAAAACAGATCAGGCAAAAACACCGAAAGAAAAATTTTCAGAACATGTTCGATCCACCGAATTTCGCACACCGGAAGAAGAACGGGCCGGTTTCAAGCTGCCGCCAGGTTTTGAGATCACCTTATTTGCTTCAGAGCCGGATATCAGCAAACCCATCAATATGGAGTTTGACGACCGGGGCCGCCTTTGGGTAACACAATCTTCCGAATACCCAATGGCGGCTAATCCCGGCAAGGGAAAAGACCGTATCAGCATCCTGGAAGATAAAGACGGAGATGGCAGAGCGGACAGCTTTATACATTTTGAGGATAGCCTGAATATTCCCATAGGCATTATGCCGGTGGCAGACGGGGCTATTGCTTACAGCATCCCGGATGTATATCACTATACAGATAGCAATGATGATGGTAAGGCCGATCAGCAACAGGTATTATACGGACCCTTTGGTTTCCGCGACACACATGGCATGGTGAACAATCTCACCCGCGGTTTTGATGGCTGGATCTATGCCTGCCATGGTTTCACCAACACTTCTACCATTGCCGGTACAGACGGTGATTCTATTACGATGGTATCCGGCAATACCTTCCGTTTCCGTGCAGATGGCAGCCGGGTAGAACGTACTTCCAACGGCAGGGTGAACCCTTTCGGTAATGCCTGGGATGAATGGGGATACCTGTATTCTGCAGATTGCCATTCCAAACCTATTTATCAGCTGATCAAAGGAGGTGAATATCCACACTTTGGTAAAAGATCCCCCGGTATTGGCTTTGCGCCGGAAATGATGCATTATGAACTGGGCTCTACGGCCATCGCAGGACTGGATTATTATATAGGCGAACAGTTCCCTGAGGAATATCGTCATAGTTTTTATTCAGGGGATGTGGTGACCTGCCAGATCAACCGCAACAGTATGACATTGCAGGGTACCACGCCCACTACTAAACGGGAGGCAGACTTCCTGTTAAGCGATGATCCCTGGTTCCGCCCGGTGGATATTAAAACAGGACCGGATGGAGCCATGTATGTGGCTGATTTTTATAACCGCATTATCGGGCATTATGAAGTACCCCTCACACATCCCGGCAGAGACAGGGTAAGCGGACGGATCTGGAAGATCACTTATACAGGGAACAAACCTGCAAAAGTAACTGACTGGACAAAAGCTTCCATGCCCGAACTGCTGGCTGGCTTACGGCATCCTCAACTGAACATCCGCATGAAAATTGCAGACCGGCTGGTGGACGTATGGAAAGATAAAGCTATTGTACCGGTGAAAGAGATGATGAGATCTGCAAACGGTTACGCTTATATCCAGGGGTTATGGGTCCTTTTCCGTTTACATGCATTGCCTGATGATCTGCTTAGCAACGCTCTGCATCACGAAGATGCCATGATACGTGTACATGCGCTTCGTGTGCTGCGGGAAATGGATACACTCAGTACACAACACCGCAGTATAGCCGTAACCGCATTGAAAGATGAGAACCCACATGTACGCAGGGTGGCAGCGGAAACACTGGGGCGTTTTGCCGATGCTGGCAATGTTGCGCCATTGCTTGCACTCTATGAAGGAACCGGCGAAGCTGACTCACACCTCCGTTATACCTTGCTGGCAAGCATCCGCGATAACTTACAAAATGATAAAGTGATGCAGCAGACCGCTCATGCAAAATGGACGGATGCACAACTGGCCGTATTAACATTAACCATGCTGGATGCCCCCTCTCCATTGGCCGCCAATTTTGTACTGAACTATCTGCAAAAACATACTGTGCCACAGGAACAACTGATAAAAAGCCTGGAATATATTGGCCGTTATGTACCCCCCGCAAGCCTGGATGCAGCCATTACGCTTATCAGGCAGAAATTTGCAAAGGAGCCGGATGTGCAGTTCACTATTTACAATACCATCCGCCAGGGCATGGTACAGAGCGGTGTTAACGTTCCACCACGCATGCGGCAATGGGGTGTACAAATGGCAGAACATCTGCTCACAAATATCTCCACGGCTACAGATACATGGAAAAGCAGGACCCTCAATGATCCGCTTAATCCCTGGAAAGTACAGGACGATTTTCTGACGGATGTGATGCCGGCTTTCCGGATCATATTCAGTGAATGGAAAGGTTATCATCCTATGGCAGTATTACATTCCGCTCCGTTCAAACTACCCGTTACGCTGCAAATGAATGTATTTGACAATGATATTGATAACAGTACAGAGAAAAAAGGCACCTCCCGCAATACCGTTCGTATACGCCTGAGCGGTAGTGATCAGGTAGTAGCAGAATACCGGCTGCGTATGGACCGTAAGGTTGTATGGAAAGACCTTATCAAAAAAACAACTTTTGACCTGCATAACTGGCAGGGGCAGCAGGGCTATATAGAAGTAACAGACAGTTCTGTTACAGGCGCCATCGGTATCGGCAAGCTGGAGCCTGCCGTGCTGCCTCTGCCAGCTGTAAGCCCCGGTGAAATAGCAGAACGCAGGGCGCATGCAGTAGAGATGGCAGGAGATCTTAAAGTGAGTTCACTGGAGCCTGTGCTGCGCAAACTATTATCAGCACCCTGGGCAGATATCAATGTACGGATTGCTGCTGCCGCTTCGCTGATGAACCTTTCTCCGCAAGGAAATATCAGTTATCTTGGGGCTATATTCAACGATCCTGCCCAACCGGCATCATTACGCGAAAAAGCAGCGCAGGCATTGGCCCAAAGCTCCTCACCTGCTGTGTATGCCATGCTGGCCAAAGGTTTAAGTGGCATCCCCCGCAATGGCCAGGTAAGCATTGCCGCTCTGCTGGCCAATACATCAGCAGGAACAGATCATTTACTGGCAGCGCTGAAGGCCGGTAATATTCACCCGGATATACTTTCCGAGCTAACTGTAAAGGAACGCCTGCTTGCCCACGTAACACCTGCACAGCAGCAGGAGTTAAACAAACTTACAGCCGGCAGTGCCAATGCACGGGAAGAACGGGAGAAACTGATCGCTGACAGGCTGGAGGGTTTTACGCATGTTACCGTTAAAGCAGAAGACGGACGGAATGTGTTTATACAGAACTGTAGCATGTGCCACCAGATCAAAGGCAACGGAGGTATGGTAGGCCCGCAGCTGGATGGGATCGGTAACTGGGGAGCCAGGGCCCTTACAGAAAAGATCCTGGACCCTAACCGGAATATTTCGGAAGCTTTCCGCAATTATAATATCACCTTAAAGAACGGAAAAATACTCAGTGGCTTATACCGCCGTACGGAAGGCGCCGTGCAGGTGTTCACCAACCCGGCAGGCCAGGAATTTACCGTTGCCAGCAGTGATATCAAAGAGAAGAAAGCATCCGTTTATACATTGATGCCGGACCAGTTTGGTAAAAACATACCGGAGCAGGATTTTTATGCGTTATTAAAATTTTTACTCAGCACAAAATGA
- a CDS encoding DUF3823 domain-containing protein translates to MKTWIIVSAVLLASCKLDQYDAPSATIHGSLKDVNGGALIQQDVEAGSKIIYKEYGYQNPEEQQMIFKETGEYRNNLMFPGLYDIYFNESNFVKPDTLKSYAVKSGDNQLDFTVQPYIRVSNVSIVKTGNEIVATFTITPTVANNVKQIGLFGHIDRIAGNQFAQQRATQNIDAASKDTPKTYTLKFSTNGFTAGKTYYFRVGALIDVANAKYNYAPSVTISI, encoded by the coding sequence ATGAAAACATGGATCATAGTATCGGCTGTTCTGCTTGCATCCTGCAAATTAGACCAGTATGACGCGCCCAGTGCCACCATTCACGGCTCCTTAAAGGATGTTAACGGCGGAGCACTTATTCAGCAGGACGTGGAAGCCGGCTCCAAGATCATCTACAAGGAATATGGTTATCAGAACCCGGAAGAGCAGCAGATGATCTTTAAAGAAACAGGGGAATACCGTAACAACCTGATGTTCCCCGGCCTTTATGATATTTATTTCAACGAAAGCAATTTCGTAAAACCGGATACACTTAAATCCTATGCTGTTAAGAGTGGCGACAACCAGCTTGATTTTACCGTGCAGCCTTACATCAGGGTAAGCAATGTTTCCATTGTAAAAACAGGGAATGAAATTGTAGCCACTTTCACCATCACGCCTACTGTAGCCAATAATGTGAAACAGATCGGCCTCTTCGGGCACATAGACCGAATAGCAGGCAACCAGTTTGCACAACAGCGTGCTACGCAAAATATCGATGCCGCATCGAAGGATACGCCTAAAACTTACACATTGAAGTTCAGCACGAATGGATTTACAGCAGGCAAAACATATTATTTCAGGGTAGGTGCATTGATAGATGTTGCAAATGCAAAATACAACTATGCTCCTTCCGTAACGATCAGTATCTAA
- a CDS encoding RagB/SusD family nutrient uptake outer membrane protein, translating into MKRYTTLLIISLFCLSSCSNFLEVEPKDRMTGNALFASDGGINAYMAGLYFDLPIEDYRYDFTNRFNITRCDGGKTNMMATPEAVHSEWGDHAGETGRFGNWGDLYVYVRKYNELKDNLPLMRPSNPATIEMLRGEYHFFLAYTYFALAKRYGGVPIITEVQQFNGDYKTIKTPRSKEVATWKFILAECDSAAKLLPNTTIQERANKWTAFALKSRVALHAASVGKFWSTNGAALSGQAVTEGLVGGFTAEDIRFFYQECINASAEVIKSGKFVLNGESPATLNEAIANYGKVFTAGKGISEVILLRNFIYPGVAHNMGKWHEPNQLSVEFGGRVGPTLDLVESYAKIDPVTRAGTYNVKFETTTDGNENYTVGYAFSKNINYKRYDNLTEIFANRDPRLYASVILPGTQWGGKTIIMQGGLVKNNGDAIWQANDKYTFNGVDYYGKGDASEGNVSGWVSNRANGTRSGFLLKKYLTGTNDQVWDQVVTPFSELRYAEVLLNYAEAVAESSLPDAGGVITAREALNKVRKRAGFLDNVDLTAQNVRYERKAEFALEYNATWEYYRRREYHTFFNNTYHRRGLIAMADLTTGSLKYIFVRANVEPGNSAKSFEPKAYYRPIPGIENNSLIQNPNY; encoded by the coding sequence ATGAAGCGTTATACAACTCTTTTAATAATATCCCTGTTCTGCCTGAGTTCCTGCTCCAACTTCCTGGAAGTAGAGCCAAAGGACAGGATGACGGGAAACGCCCTGTTTGCCAGCGATGGCGGCATTAATGCCTATATGGCGGGGCTCTATTTTGATCTGCCTATAGAAGACTACCGTTACGATTTCACCAACAGGTTTAATATCACCCGTTGTGATGGCGGTAAAACCAATATGATGGCCACACCTGAAGCAGTACACAGTGAATGGGGCGATCATGCCGGTGAAACAGGACGCTTTGGGAACTGGGGAGATCTTTATGTATATGTACGGAAGTACAACGAACTAAAAGATAATCTTCCGCTAATGCGGCCATCCAACCCTGCTACAATAGAGATGCTGCGGGGAGAGTACCACTTCTTTTTAGCCTATACATATTTTGCACTGGCTAAAAGATATGGCGGCGTACCTATTATTACAGAAGTGCAGCAGTTCAACGGGGATTACAAAACCATCAAAACTCCCCGGAGCAAAGAAGTAGCCACCTGGAAGTTCATCCTCGCGGAATGCGACAGTGCTGCCAAACTGCTGCCTAATACAACCATCCAGGAACGTGCAAATAAATGGACGGCCTTTGCTTTGAAATCAAGGGTAGCGCTGCACGCTGCTTCTGTTGGTAAATTCTGGAGTACCAACGGCGCTGCACTGTCTGGCCAGGCTGTTACAGAAGGCCTGGTAGGTGGCTTCACCGCTGAAGATATCCGGTTCTTTTACCAGGAGTGTATTAATGCATCCGCTGAAGTGATCAAAAGCGGCAAGTTTGTATTAAATGGAGAATCGCCTGCAACATTGAATGAAGCTATTGCTAATTATGGCAAGGTGTTCACAGCAGGAAAAGGAATATCAGAAGTGATCCTCCTCAGGAACTTCATCTATCCCGGCGTTGCACATAATATGGGTAAATGGCATGAGCCGAATCAATTGTCCGTTGAATTTGGTGGCCGTGTAGGCCCTACATTAGACCTGGTTGAATCCTACGCGAAGATCGACCCCGTTACACGCGCAGGTACCTATAATGTAAAATTCGAAACTACCACCGATGGTAACGAGAACTATACCGTAGGGTACGCATTTTCTAAAAACATCAATTACAAAAGGTATGATAACCTGACGGAGATCTTTGCTAACAGGGATCCCCGTTTATATGCATCTGTTATACTGCCCGGCACCCAATGGGGCGGAAAAACGATCATTATGCAGGGCGGCCTTGTAAAGAATAACGGAGATGCCATCTGGCAGGCCAACGATAAATACACTTTCAATGGCGTTGATTACTATGGTAAAGGAGATGCCAGTGAAGGAAATGTTTCAGGATGGGTGAGCAACCGCGCCAATGGTACCCGCTCTGGCTTTCTGCTGAAGAAATACCTTACCGGCACCAATGACCAGGTATGGGACCAGGTGGTAACGCCTTTCTCAGAACTTCGGTATGCAGAAGTATTATTGAACTATGCAGAAGCTGTTGCTGAAAGCAGCCTGCCTGATGCAGGAGGTGTTATCACTGCAAGGGAAGCATTAAATAAAGTGCGTAAACGTGCCGGGTTCCTGGACAATGTTGATCTCACAGCACAGAACGTACGTTATGAGCGCAAAGCAGAATTTGCCCTGGAATACAATGCTACCTGGGAATATTACAGGCGCAGGGAATACCACACCTTCTTCAATAACACCTATCACCGCAGAGGCCTTATAGCCATGGCCGACCTTACAACAGGATCTTTGAAATACATTTTTGTGCGGGCGAATGTGGAACCGGGGAACAGCGCCAAGAGCTTTGAGCCTAAAGCTTACTACCGCCCTATCCCCGGTATTGAAAACAACTCATTGATTCAAAATCCTAACTATTAA
- a CDS encoding TonB-dependent receptor, whose product MKLSTLMLLIGFFQPRAEAEAQEVSLNIRNAPLAKVFNMLKKQTGYDFLYVSEELKKATPVTLQVTRKPLAEALRLCLTDQPLTFEIHNTTVLIKQKAEPPPQDKKVEGVVVDQKGEPIPGATVTAKGTKLGTTTDLQGKFSFSVPDNIAVIVVTYVGMKTVEVSTGQGLRVMLEATDEALNEVVVVGYGRLRKLSLTGSISSISNKDIITTRAPSLAVALAGKVPGLQIRQNNGTPGGFSTNINIRGMGTPMFVIDGVVRNEPTEFQKLNPEDIESITVLKDASAAIYGINSSNGVILVKTKSGTKGPLRVSYSGLAGVTRPTQHTKMMDVSQYWEIRNEDAFNSTGTPYFSSKQALAEAQALPYTNWYKEVFQQVAFQHQHNITIEGGTDKISTYTNIGYMTDNGLLRSGDIGYNKYSFRNGTTFQPNKYVKVELNLYGFTDYRKQPGTWDDAFFYLNKAAHGLIPSEGVYANNNPLYYNRPRTFSDNPLQFSQRDIFGYGEWRDKFFQSFLAMTINVPNVEGLQLRFQGAYDGKTTIRTRVQKRAINYIYSATTDSYTPYNNYDPSIQEEAGTTTRLNFQGHILYNKQIAQHHNVGVVLVAEARQDNTRYLSGKRFYEGDLFTIDNIDRAPVTNQQAGGNTGVFKYASFIGRFNYDYRSKYLLEFAFREDGSYRYAPDKRWGFFPVISGGWRISEEPFLKNNTRVITDLKLRGSYGTTAQDAGNPFQFVPGYTSYNGYVLGDKFISGYTNAGLLNANLTWTTSKTADIGIDVSLWNGKLDFTFDLFRRNRTGLLATRAQALPNTFGAALPQENLNSDRTDGFEMSIGHKNKIGEFEYGVSGNMYVGRTQMLYLERAPFRSSYDRWRNGAADRWQDIGWGYQVTGQYQNYDAIRNGVIETTSYGNSRTLPGDYIHEDVNGDGVINGKDMMPIFWNGQPKLGFGLNINASWRGLDFNMLWQGAGMYSLRYSEVLGQVLALDAANSPAIYYDRWHQADIYDPNSAWIPGRFPSTRRLDSDNGANRLESDIQRVDATYARLKNMEIGYRLPNSVLRFLGVSRFRCYVNLFNPLVICNSYLKSFDPEITDGNGFQYPLSKGYNFGVNLTF is encoded by the coding sequence ATGAAACTTTCTACACTCATGTTGCTGATCGGTTTCTTTCAGCCAAGGGCGGAGGCAGAGGCCCAGGAAGTAAGCCTGAACATCAGGAATGCTCCCCTCGCCAAAGTATTTAACATGCTCAAAAAACAAACCGGCTACGACTTTCTCTATGTATCCGAAGAACTAAAAAAGGCGACTCCTGTAACCTTGCAGGTAACCCGCAAACCATTGGCGGAAGCTCTCAGGCTCTGTTTAACAGATCAGCCGCTAACATTTGAGATCCACAATACAACAGTGCTGATCAAACAGAAAGCAGAACCACCTCCGCAAGACAAAAAAGTAGAGGGTGTTGTAGTGGATCAGAAAGGTGAACCCATACCAGGTGCCACCGTCACGGCCAAAGGCACCAAACTTGGTACCACTACAGATCTGCAGGGAAAATTCTCTTTCAGCGTACCGGATAACATCGCCGTTATTGTGGTAACCTATGTAGGGATGAAAACAGTAGAGGTGAGTACCGGGCAAGGCCTTCGTGTTATGCTGGAAGCTACGGACGAAGCCCTCAATGAAGTGGTGGTAGTAGGATACGGAAGATTGCGGAAACTCAGCCTCACCGGATCTATCAGCAGCATCTCCAACAAAGATATCATTACCACCCGTGCTCCTTCCCTTGCCGTTGCGCTGGCAGGTAAAGTACCGGGATTGCAGATCCGCCAGAACAATGGTACACCGGGAGGATTTAGCACCAATATCAATATACGCGGCATGGGTACACCTATGTTTGTAATTGATGGGGTGGTGCGCAACGAACCTACAGAGTTCCAGAAGCTCAACCCGGAGGATATTGAAAGTATCACGGTACTGAAAGACGCATCTGCTGCGATATACGGGATCAACTCCAGCAATGGCGTTATCCTCGTAAAAACAAAGTCAGGCACCAAAGGTCCGCTGCGTGTTTCTTACAGCGGGCTGGCAGGCGTTACAAGACCTACACAGCATACAAAGATGATGGATGTAAGTCAGTACTGGGAGATCAGGAATGAAGATGCCTTTAACTCTACAGGAACACCTTACTTTTCTTCAAAGCAGGCATTGGCAGAAGCACAGGCGCTCCCCTATACCAACTGGTACAAAGAAGTTTTTCAACAGGTAGCCTTCCAGCATCAGCATAATATCACCATAGAAGGCGGCACAGATAAGATCTCTACCTATACCAACATTGGCTATATGACTGATAATGGCTTGCTCAGAAGCGGAGATATCGGTTACAATAAATACTCGTTCAGGAACGGTACTACCTTCCAGCCTAATAAATATGTAAAGGTGGAACTGAACCTTTACGGATTTACAGATTACCGCAAACAACCGGGTACATGGGATGATGCGTTCTTCTATCTGAATAAAGCAGCACACGGACTGATACCTTCAGAGGGCGTATATGCAAATAATAACCCGCTGTATTATAATCGCCCGCGTACATTCAGTGATAACCCGCTGCAGTTCTCTCAGCGCGATATTTTTGGTTATGGGGAATGGAGGGATAAATTCTTTCAATCCTTTCTTGCCATGACCATTAATGTTCCTAATGTAGAGGGCCTGCAACTGAGGTTCCAGGGAGCATACGATGGGAAGACCACGATCAGAACACGTGTGCAGAAAAGGGCTATTAACTACATCTACTCTGCTACCACAGATAGCTATACCCCTTACAACAACTACGATCCCAGTATCCAGGAAGAAGCGGGAACTACAACACGCCTGAACTTCCAGGGCCATATCCTCTATAACAAACAAATTGCACAGCATCATAATGTTGGTGTAGTACTGGTTGCTGAGGCACGCCAGGATAACACGCGTTACCTGAGCGGTAAACGTTTTTATGAAGGCGATCTGTTCACCATCGATAATATAGACCGGGCCCCGGTGACCAATCAGCAGGCAGGCGGTAATACCGGGGTGTTCAAATATGCATCATTCATCGGGAGGTTCAATTATGATTACAGGAGCAAGTACCTGCTTGAGTTCGCCTTCAGGGAAGATGGATCATACCGGTATGCACCGGATAAACGATGGGGCTTTTTCCCTGTGATATCAGGAGGTTGGCGGATATCTGAAGAACCTTTCCTGAAAAACAATACCCGGGTTATTACAGATCTGAAACTGAGAGGCTCCTATGGTACTACCGCACAGGATGCAGGTAATCCCTTCCAGTTTGTTCCGGGTTATACGAGTTATAATGGTTATGTGCTCGGCGATAAATTTATCAGTGGATATACCAACGCAGGACTGTTGAACGCCAACCTTACATGGACCACTTCCAAAACAGCAGATATAGGTATTGACGTTAGTTTATGGAATGGTAAACTAGACTTTACATTCGACCTCTTCCGCAGGAACAGGACCGGCCTGCTGGCCACCCGGGCACAAGCCTTACCCAATACCTTCGGTGCAGCCCTACCACAGGAAAACCTGAACAGCGACCGCACAGATGGTTTTGAAATGAGCATCGGGCATAAGAACAAGATAGGCGAGTTTGAATACGGCGTATCCGGTAACATGTATGTTGGCCGTACACAAATGCTGTACCTGGAAAGAGCCCCATTCCGCAGCAGCTACGATCGTTGGAGGAACGGAGCCGCAGACCGCTGGCAGGACATTGGCTGGGGCTACCAGGTTACCGGGCAATACCAGAACTATGATGCCATACGCAATGGTGTGATCGAAACAACTTCTTACGGCAATTCGAGAACATTACCCGGCGACTATATACACGAAGACGTAAACGGCGATGGTGTGATCAATGGAAAAGATATGATGCCCATCTTCTGGAACGGCCAGCCGAAACTTGGCTTCGGGCTTAATATCAACGCCAGCTGGAGAGGCCTGGATTTCAACATGCTCTGGCAGGGTGCCGGTATGTATTCATTACGCTATAGCGAAGTTTTAGGCCAGGTGCTTGCACTGGATGCCGCCAACTCTCCCGCTATCTATTACGACCGCTGGCACCAGGCGGATATCTACGATCCTAACAGTGCATGGATACCAGGAAGATTTCCTTCTACACGCAGGCTGGATTCTGACAATGGCGCCAATCGCCTGGAGAGTGATATCCAGCGGGTGGATGCCACCTATGCCCGTTTAAAGAATATGGAAATAGGATACAGATTACCAAACAGCGTTTTGAGGTTCCTGGGCGTTTCAAGGTTCAGGTGTTATGTGAACCTTTTCAATCCGCTGGTGATCTGCAACAGTTATCTTAAAAGTTTTGATCCTGAGATCACGGATGGAAACGGATTCCAGTACCCTCTTTCAAAGGGTTACAACTTTGGCGTAAACCTAACCTTTTAA
- a CDS encoding FecR family protein → MIGKEEITALLKQYEAGACSPEQKALLEKWFAERQASSGWRWSSEEERLLVQRLMRTHIEDQIFKKKPEKRNTGIFTLRKMAVAASLLLCCMAAVWIFRMNGADKEVKRYYTEKAVKPGSKAARLTLSDGSEITLDDADTGMLFNKGGIKVSKLANGQLLYEAADPPFQNRNNTLSIPRGGQYRITLPDGTVVWLNSATSLTWPTAFTGKERVVTLSGEAYFDVAKNSEQPFRVRAGEAEVLATGTSFNISAYEDEDQVSTTLVEGGVNVTGPNGMVSLRPGQQATIFSGNNQMQKKDVDTDQALAWLQGNFLFEDQDIRSIMRNLARWYNLEISYEGKPNPMKFGGTYSRSKGLEELLKHLESLSGMRFSINNNKVTVLM, encoded by the coding sequence ATGATCGGTAAAGAAGAAATAACAGCCCTTTTAAAGCAATACGAAGCCGGTGCCTGCAGCCCGGAGCAAAAAGCATTGCTTGAAAAATGGTTTGCAGAAAGACAGGCCTCTTCCGGCTGGCGATGGAGCAGTGAGGAAGAGCGTTTGCTGGTGCAGCGGCTGATGCGTACTCATATTGAAGATCAGATCTTTAAAAAGAAGCCGGAGAAAAGGAACACCGGGATATTCACGTTAAGAAAGATGGCAGTAGCAGCCTCTCTCCTGCTGTGCTGCATGGCCGCGGTCTGGATCTTCCGCATGAACGGTGCTGATAAAGAGGTAAAACGATACTATACAGAGAAAGCAGTTAAACCGGGCAGTAAAGCTGCACGGCTAACGTTATCTGATGGCTCTGAGATCACACTTGACGATGCGGATACCGGCATGTTGTTCAATAAAGGAGGTATTAAAGTATCCAAGCTTGCCAACGGACAATTATTATATGAAGCAGCAGATCCGCCCTTCCAAAATCGCAATAATACGCTTAGCATTCCACGCGGAGGTCAATACCGGATCACGTTACCGGATGGCACCGTAGTGTGGCTTAATTCCGCCACAAGCCTTACCTGGCCCACTGCATTTACAGGTAAGGAACGCGTGGTAACACTCTCGGGGGAAGCTTATTTTGATGTGGCTAAAAACAGTGAACAGCCTTTCAGGGTCAGGGCCGGCGAAGCAGAGGTCCTTGCTACCGGCACCAGCTTTAATATTTCCGCCTATGAGGATGAAGACCAGGTATCCACTACACTGGTGGAAGGAGGTGTAAATGTAACAGGCCCGAACGGCATGGTAAGTCTCAGGCCCGGCCAGCAAGCCACCATCTTTTCGGGCAACAACCAAATGCAGAAAAAGGACGTTGATACAGACCAGGCGCTTGCCTGGCTGCAGGGGAACTTCCTTTTTGAAGACCAGGATATACGGTCTATTATGAGAAACCTGGCACGGTGGTACAATCTTGAAATAAGTTATGAAGGAAAGCCTAATCCTATGAAGTTCGGAGGCACCTACTCCCGCTCCAAAGGATTGGAAGAATTATTGAAACATCTTGAATCACTGAGCGGCATGCGCTTCAGTATAAATAATAACAAGGTGACTGTTTTAATGTAA